The Saccharothrix variisporea genome has a segment encoding these proteins:
- the gabT gene encoding 4-aminobutyrate--2-oxoglutarate transaminase has product MTRLLTQIPGPRSQELTARRKGAVSAAVGSTLPVFVDHAEDGLLVDVDGNRLIDLGSGIAVTGVGNPAPRVAEAVHRQIDRFSHTCFMVTPYEGYVEVCERLNELTPGTHEKRSALFNSGAEAVENAVKVARHATGRQAVVVFDHGYHGRTNLTMALTAKNMPYKHGFGPFAPEVYRVPASYPFRDGLGGEEAAARAVEAIEKQVGADNTACVVIEPIQGEGGFIVPAPGFLPALARWCRDRGVVLVADEIQTGFCRTGSWFASDHEGVVPDLVTTAKGIAGGLPLAGVTGRAELVDAVHVGGLGGTYGGNPVACAAALGAIDTMVERDLNAAARRIEEYVVPRLRAALGDGGEVRGRGAMLAVEFAERTPAVAARVAAACHAAGVVVLTCGTYGNVLRLLPPLVIPDDLLAEGVAVVERAINGGVAG; this is encoded by the coding sequence ATGACCCGACTGCTCACCCAGATCCCCGGCCCCCGCTCCCAGGAGCTGACCGCCCGGCGCAAGGGCGCGGTGTCGGCGGCCGTCGGCTCGACCCTGCCGGTGTTCGTCGACCACGCCGAGGACGGGCTGCTGGTCGACGTGGACGGCAACCGGCTCATCGACCTGGGCTCGGGCATCGCGGTCACCGGCGTGGGCAACCCGGCGCCGCGCGTGGCCGAGGCCGTGCACCGGCAGATCGACCGGTTCAGCCACACCTGCTTCATGGTCACCCCGTACGAGGGGTACGTGGAGGTGTGCGAGCGCCTCAACGAGCTGACCCCCGGCACGCACGAGAAGCGGTCGGCGCTGTTCAACTCCGGCGCGGAGGCCGTGGAGAACGCGGTGAAGGTCGCCCGGCACGCCACCGGCCGGCAGGCGGTCGTGGTGTTCGACCACGGCTACCACGGGCGCACCAACCTGACGATGGCGCTGACCGCCAAGAACATGCCGTACAAGCACGGGTTCGGCCCGTTCGCGCCCGAGGTGTACCGGGTGCCGGCGTCCTACCCGTTCCGCGACGGGCTCGGCGGCGAGGAGGCCGCGGCGCGGGCGGTCGAGGCGATCGAGAAGCAGGTGGGCGCGGACAACACGGCGTGCGTGGTGATCGAGCCGATCCAGGGCGAGGGCGGGTTCATCGTGCCCGCGCCCGGGTTCCTGCCCGCTCTCGCGCGGTGGTGCCGGGACCGGGGTGTGGTGCTGGTGGCCGACGAGATCCAGACCGGGTTCTGCCGCACCGGCTCGTGGTTCGCCAGTGACCACGAAGGCGTCGTGCCGGACCTGGTCACCACGGCGAAGGGCATCGCGGGCGGGCTGCCGCTGGCGGGCGTGACCGGGCGGGCGGAGCTGGTGGACGCCGTGCACGTCGGCGGGTTGGGCGGCACGTACGGGGGCAACCCGGTCGCGTGCGCCGCCGCGCTGGGCGCGATCGACACCATGGTCGAGCGCGACCTGAACGCCGCCGCCCGCCGGATCGAGGAGTACGTCGTGCCCCGGCTGCGGGCGGCGCTGGGTGACGGCGGCGAGGTGCGCGGGCGGGGCGCGATGCTGGCCGTCGAGTTCGCCGAGCGGACGCCCGCCGTGGCGGCGCGGGTCGCGGCGGCGTGCCACGCGGCGGGCGTGGTAGTGCTGACGTGCGGGACGTACGGGAACGTCCTGCGCCTGCTGCCGCCCCTGGTCATCCCGGACGACCTGCTGGCCGAGGGCGTCGCGGTCGTGGAGCGGGCCATCAACGGAGGAGTCGCAGGATGA